From Paenibacillus sp. PK3_47, the proteins below share one genomic window:
- the iolC gene encoding 5-dehydro-2-deoxygluconokinase codes for MNGLQFDPARPMDLIAVGRLCIDLNANETGRPMEETMTFTKYVGGSPANIAIGAARLGMRTGFIGKIADDQMGRFIRTYLQKNGIDDSQVSIDRTGAVTGLAFTEIRSPQECSILMYRDNVADLLLDTEEISEDYIRQSKALLISGTALAQSPSREAVFLALEFARKHNVTVFFDLDYRPYTWKSAAETAVYYNLAAEKCDCIIGTREEFDMMENLYHAEGGDDKATAGRWFSHQAKLVVIKHGGSGSISYTADGQSHRSGIFPAKVLKTFGAGDSYASAFIHSLMQGATVTESMRRGSASASIVISRHSCSDAMPTLEELENFLQANEEVDSAADIRAAL; via the coding sequence ATGAACGGTTTACAGTTTGATCCTGCCCGGCCCATGGATTTAATCGCCGTCGGAAGGCTCTGTATAGATTTAAATGCCAACGAAACCGGAAGACCGATGGAAGAGACGATGACGTTCACGAAATATGTCGGCGGCTCTCCTGCGAATATTGCGATTGGTGCGGCCCGGCTCGGAATGCGCACCGGGTTTATCGGCAAAATCGCCGATGACCAGATGGGCCGCTTCATCCGGACCTATCTGCAGAAGAACGGCATTGACGACAGTCAGGTAAGTATTGACCGTACCGGTGCAGTGACCGGGCTTGCTTTTACCGAAATACGGAGCCCGCAGGAATGCAGCATTCTGATGTACCGGGATAATGTGGCGGATCTGCTGCTTGATACGGAGGAGATCTCGGAAGACTACATCCGCCAGTCGAAGGCACTGCTGATCTCAGGCACGGCACTGGCCCAGAGCCCATCCCGCGAGGCGGTGTTCCTGGCGCTGGAATTTGCCCGCAAGCATAACGTTACCGTATTCTTCGATCTGGATTACCGCCCATATACCTGGAAATCGGCTGCAGAAACAGCTGTCTACTATAATCTGGCCGCAGAGAAATGCGACTGCATCATCGGAACACGCGAGGAATTTGACATGATGGAGAATCTGTACCATGCGGAGGGCGGAGATGATAAGGCAACGGCCGGCCGCTGGTTCTCGCATCAGGCGAAGCTGGTTGTGATCAAGCACGGCGGAAGCGGTTCGATCTCTTATACGGCGGATGGGCAGAGCCACCGGAGCGGTATTTTCCCGGCCAAGGTGCTGAAGACGTTCGGAGCAGGTGATTCCTATGCATCGGCTTTTATACACAGCCTTATGCAGGGCGCAACCGTAACGGAGTCCATGCGCCGCGGAAGCGCATCGGCCTCCATCGTAATTTCCCGCCACAGCTGCTCGGATGCCATGCCGACCCTGGAAGAGCTGGAGAATTTCCTGCAAGCCAACGAAGAAGTGGACTCTGCAGCGGACATTCGTGCCGCTCTGTAG
- the iolB gene encoding 5-deoxy-glucuronate isomerase: MCDLLIKGGQPGKDGLVAAVSKESAGWKYVGFEVYQLQSGGVLNRRDEENEICLVLLAGRADVSVDGQRFEGIGERMSVFEDIAPYAVYVPAGKDYEVKALSELELAVCLAPGSGKYGARLIAPSDAVPEDRGFGSMSRRVVNILPEQSEAESLLVVEVRTGGGNWSSYPPHKHDRDNLPAESYLEETYYHRVNPANGFIVQRVYNDDRSLDETLAVPDRSIVLVPEGYHPVSAPPGYDSYYLNVMAGPVRTWVFHNDPDHEWLFGTRPE, from the coding sequence ATGTGCGATTTACTCATTAAGGGAGGGCAGCCCGGCAAAGACGGGCTTGTCGCGGCAGTGAGCAAGGAAAGTGCCGGATGGAAATACGTCGGCTTTGAAGTGTACCAGCTGCAGTCCGGCGGTGTGCTGAACCGCCGGGATGAAGAGAATGAAATCTGTCTGGTGCTGCTGGCCGGCAGGGCAGATGTGAGCGTGGACGGCCAGCGGTTCGAAGGCATTGGCGAGCGCATGTCCGTGTTCGAGGATATAGCCCCGTATGCGGTATATGTTCCAGCCGGGAAGGACTACGAGGTTAAAGCGTTATCCGAGCTGGAGCTTGCCGTCTGCCTTGCGCCGGGGAGCGGCAAATACGGAGCAAGGCTGATCGCTCCGTCTGATGCCGTGCCTGAAGACCGCGGCTTCGGCAGCATGTCGCGCCGGGTAGTGAACATTCTGCCTGAGCAGAGTGAAGCTGAAAGCCTGCTGGTGGTGGAGGTGCGCACAGGCGGCGGCAACTGGTCCAGTTATCCTCCGCACAAGCATGACCGGGATAACCTGCCTGCGGAGTCTTATTTGGAGGAGACGTATTACCACAGGGTAAATCCTGCTAACGGCTTTATTGTGCAGCGGGTGTACAATGACGACCGCAGTCTTGACGAGACGCTGGCCGTGCCCGACCGCAGCATTGTGCTGGTGCCTGAAGGCTATCATCCGGTATCTGCGCCCCCGGGCTATGATTCGTATTATCTTAACGTAATGGCCGGACCGGTCCGCACCTGGGTATTTCATAACGATCCGGATCACGAATGGCTGTTTGGAACACGCCCGGAGTAA
- a CDS encoding AraC family transcriptional regulator, with protein MLESDLLYEQGYSVRINAPGDPLFYYFDYDERSHDINMEFQHFHDFYEIHILLDSRATHVIEGNMYALRQYDIVLLRPHLLHKTQYPVGPPHKRLIINFAMPKNIPGLESAYKEMFLSFKEEVPIYRLTREPRRTVFEPLNAIFTMSHSASPLNPVLIHSLFQQFLCALYQQRSRNSYVQEEIGDSLTQKIYSITGYIHSNYSGELTLDSISRKFYISSYYLSHQFKAITGFTLTDYIQMTRVRNAQQMLIYSKLKITVIAGQCGFNSFSQFNRVFNKLSGMSPSQFRKGQSASPASALLSY; from the coding sequence ATGCTTGAAAGCGACCTTTTGTATGAGCAAGGATATAGCGTACGCATCAACGCTCCGGGCGATCCTCTGTTTTATTATTTTGATTATGACGAGCGCTCCCATGACATCAATATGGAGTTTCAGCATTTTCATGATTTTTACGAAATTCATATTCTGCTGGATTCCAGGGCCACCCACGTTATCGAGGGAAATATGTATGCCCTCCGGCAGTACGACATTGTGCTGCTCCGTCCGCATCTGCTGCATAAAACCCAATATCCTGTGGGCCCTCCGCATAAGCGGCTGATCATTAACTTTGCCATGCCCAAAAACATCCCGGGCCTTGAGTCCGCCTACAAAGAAATGTTCCTCTCTTTTAAAGAAGAAGTGCCGATTTACCGCCTGACCCGTGAACCCCGCAGAACTGTGTTCGAGCCTCTTAACGCTATTTTCACGATGTCCCACAGCGCTTCCCCGCTGAACCCTGTGCTGATTCACAGCCTGTTCCAGCAGTTTTTGTGCGCTTTATACCAGCAGCGGAGCCGGAACAGCTATGTGCAGGAGGAAATCGGGGACAGCCTTACACAGAAAATTTATTCAATCACCGGTTACATCCACAGCAATTACAGCGGGGAGCTGACGCTCGATTCGATCTCCAGAAAATTTTACATCAGCTCCTATTATTTATCGCATCAGTTCAAGGCAATCACCGGCTTCACCCTGACCGACTACATTCAGATGACCCGGGTGCGCAATGCCCAGCAGATGCTGATCTACAGCAAGCTCAAGATTACCGTGATTGCCGGGCAGTGCGGATTCAACAGCTTCTCCCAGTTCAACCGAGTATTCAATAAGCTCAGCGGCATGTCCCCCTCACAGTTCCGCAAAGGGCAGAGCGCAAGTCCGGCTTCAGCCCTGTTATCTTACTAA
- a CDS encoding LacI family DNA-binding transcriptional regulator codes for MMKPTIYDVAREAGVSIATVSKVLNNNGRISEKTREKVQRIMEELNYQPSLVASALTSRRTGTIGLMIPDIANPFFAEAARGIEDYAQEQGSDLIVCSTDRNDEKAERYISLLLRKRVDGLIIASHIGEPDMIRRLLADRVPLVLFSADLRMIESHSVTVDDYKGGYQATEYLLSLGHRRLGIISDNLPGSKLRSEGFLDALKDAGVPFGNPANITHTSATLENGRTAAAAMLGQDEEHRPTAIFACNDLLAIGVLKEARSRGLSIPRDLSVIGFDNTMLAEICHPALTSIAQPLREMTDQAMVLLNESIDNPDSPKRKIMLMPELVVRHSTGPAPD; via the coding sequence ATGATGAAACCTACCATATATGATGTGGCACGGGAGGCGGGCGTCTCTATTGCTACAGTGTCCAAAGTGCTCAACAATAACGGGAGAATCAGCGAGAAAACGCGGGAGAAGGTCCAGCGGATCATGGAGGAGCTGAATTATCAGCCAAGTCTGGTCGCTTCTGCGCTGACCAGCCGCCGGACAGGTACGATTGGCCTGATGATTCCGGATATCGCCAATCCTTTTTTTGCCGAGGCGGCCCGCGGTATAGAGGATTATGCCCAGGAACAGGGCAGCGATCTGATTGTGTGCAGTACGGACCGCAATGACGAGAAGGCGGAGCGGTATATCTCGCTGCTTCTGCGCAAACGGGTGGACGGCCTGATTATTGCTTCGCATATCGGAGAGCCGGATATGATCCGCCGCCTGCTGGCCGACAGGGTGCCGCTCGTGCTGTTTTCCGCAGATCTGCGGATGATCGAGAGCCACAGTGTCACGGTAGATGACTATAAGGGCGGATACCAGGCGACAGAATATCTGCTGTCCCTGGGGCACCGCAGGCTGGGCATCATTTCCGACAATCTGCCGGGGAGCAAGCTGCGCTCGGAGGGCTTCCTGGATGCGCTGAAGGATGCCGGAGTACCCTTCGGCAATCCGGCCAATATCACCCATACGTCGGCTACACTGGAGAACGGGCGCACAGCGGCTGCAGCTATGCTGGGCCAGGATGAGGAGCATCGGCCGACTGCGATCTTTGCCTGCAATGATCTGCTGGCAATCGGCGTGCTGAAGGAGGCACGCAGCAGAGGCCTGTCCATCCCCCGCGACCTGTCTGTCATCGGCTTCGACAATACGATGCTGGCCGAAATCTGCCACCCGGCACTGACCAGCATCGCCCAGCCCCTCCGCGAGATGACGGATCAGGCGATGGTGCTGCTGAACGAATCCATCGACAATCCGGACAGCCCCAAGCGCAAAATCATGCTGATGCCGGAGCTGGTTGTCCGCCACTCTACGGGCCCGGCACCGGATTGA
- a CDS encoding glycoside hydrolase family 88 protein, translating to MAEEGTGRQMDNSLINKAEITGKLDKVTEKLLRLARPDNEAEMQSLGGDAERRGYFARDFGMDEWDWPQGVGLYGLQKLGRLFGDDRYREYAKPWMERQLKLGLPSRNINTTAPLLSLMELAEAEELSLDWVNWLMQDLPRTKEQGYQHVTTGAVKQELTLHEQEIWIDTLFMAILFTAKMGVKYDNAGWRETSLHQLLLHIKYLYDKKTGLFFHGWHFEERHNFSEAFWCRGNGWFALGLPEYLDLMRPYISDGVFIYLQQVLQAQAEALLACQSGDGLWHTLLDDQDSYTETSGSAAIAAGILHGSRKGLLPESYAEPALRAIRAVLGRIDDEGTVLGVSGGTPIGVRKEDYKEILIAPMAYGQAMALVALGEALYYC from the coding sequence ATGGCTGAAGAAGGGACGGGGCGGCAAATGGACAACAGCTTGATTAACAAGGCGGAAATAACCGGGAAGCTGGATAAAGTGACGGAAAAGCTGCTGAGACTTGCGCGGCCGGACAACGAAGCGGAGATGCAAAGCCTGGGCGGGGATGCGGAACGGCGGGGCTATTTTGCCCGTGATTTCGGAATGGATGAATGGGACTGGCCGCAGGGCGTGGGGCTGTACGGGCTTCAGAAGCTTGGGCGGCTGTTCGGAGATGACCGTTACCGTGAATATGCCAAGCCGTGGATGGAGCGGCAGCTGAAGCTGGGGCTGCCCAGCCGGAACATTAATACAACAGCCCCGCTGCTGTCGTTAATGGAGCTTGCGGAGGCGGAGGAGCTGAGCCTGGACTGGGTCAACTGGCTGATGCAGGACCTGCCGCGGACGAAGGAGCAGGGCTACCAGCATGTCACCACAGGCGCTGTCAAACAGGAGCTCACGCTTCATGAGCAGGAAATCTGGATTGATACGCTGTTCATGGCAATTCTGTTCACGGCGAAGATGGGTGTAAAGTACGACAATGCCGGGTGGCGGGAAACTTCGCTGCACCAGCTGCTGCTGCACATTAAATACCTATATGACAAAAAGACGGGGCTGTTCTTCCACGGCTGGCATTTTGAGGAGCGGCATAATTTCAGCGAAGCCTTCTGGTGCCGCGGCAACGGCTGGTTCGCGCTCGGCCTGCCGGAGTACCTTGACCTGATGCGCCCGTATATTTCGGACGGCGTATTCATTTATCTCCAGCAGGTGCTGCAGGCCCAGGCTGAGGCGCTGCTGGCCTGCCAGAGCGGGGACGGGCTGTGGCATACACTGCTGGATGACCAGGACAGCTATACGGAGACGTCCGGCTCTGCGGCGATTGCTGCAGGCATTCTGCACGGTTCGCGCAAGGGGCTCCTCCCGGAAAGTTATGCAGAGCCTGCGCTCCGGGCCATCCGGGCGGTGCTGGGCAGAATAGATGATGAAGGCACAGTGCTTGGCGTATCCGGCGGCACCCCGATCGGTGTCCGGAAAGAGGACTACAAGGAAATTCTGATCGCCCCTATGGCCTATGGCCAGGCGATGGCTCTGGTAGCGCTCGGTGAAGCGCTGTATTACTGCTGA
- a CDS encoding CoA-acylating methylmalonate-semialdehyde dehydrogenase, which yields MEQQTVQVLKNYINGQWEEAASEQTETVYNPATGKELGRVPLSGKEDVDRAVASAKAAFADWSKTPVPRRARILFKYQQLLVEHWDELAETITMENGKSFKEAYGEVQRGIECVEFAAGAPTLMMGRQLPDIATGMESGMYRYPIGVVAGITPFNFPMMVPCWMFPLAIVCGNTFVLKPSERTPLLAARLAELMEAAGLPKGVLNVVNGAHDVVNGLLEHPDVKAVSFVGSQPVAEYVYKKGTANLKRVQALAGAKNHSIVLADANLEASAAQIVSAAFGSAGERCMACSVVTVQEEAADELVSILLRECDRMKIGNGLAEDTFLGPVIRQGHKDKTVGYIEQGVAEGAKLLRDGREDAAVRGEGYFIGPTVFDGVTQEMKIWQEEIFAPVLSVIRVKDVEEAVEIANASRFANGACIFTNDGGKVRYFREHIESGMLGVNVGVPAPMAFFPFSGWKDSFYGDLHANGSDGIEFYTRKKVVTARWQ from the coding sequence ATGGAACAGCAAACGGTGCAGGTATTGAAGAATTATATCAACGGGCAATGGGAGGAGGCGGCTTCGGAGCAGACGGAAACGGTATATAACCCCGCCACAGGGAAGGAACTGGGCAGAGTGCCGCTGTCCGGCAAAGAGGATGTGGACAGGGCGGTTGCAAGCGCGAAGGCGGCTTTTGCAGACTGGTCCAAAACACCGGTACCGCGCAGAGCGCGGATCCTGTTCAAGTATCAGCAGCTGCTGGTGGAGCACTGGGATGAGCTGGCGGAGACCATTACGATGGAGAACGGCAAAAGCTTCAAGGAAGCCTACGGTGAAGTGCAGCGCGGCATCGAGTGTGTGGAGTTTGCAGCCGGTGCGCCGACGCTCATGATGGGCCGGCAGCTGCCGGATATCGCCACAGGCATGGAATCAGGCATGTACCGCTATCCGATCGGTGTGGTCGCCGGGATAACCCCGTTTAATTTCCCGATGATGGTCCCCTGCTGGATGTTCCCGCTAGCGATCGTCTGCGGCAATACCTTTGTGCTAAAGCCTTCGGAGCGGACTCCGCTGCTGGCGGCGCGCCTTGCCGAGCTGATGGAAGCGGCCGGACTGCCGAAGGGTGTGCTGAATGTGGTGAACGGTGCGCATGATGTAGTCAATGGCCTGCTGGAGCATCCCGATGTCAAAGCGGTCTCCTTCGTCGGGTCGCAGCCGGTTGCCGAGTACGTATACAAGAAGGGGACGGCCAACCTGAAGCGGGTTCAGGCGCTGGCAGGCGCGAAGAACCACTCCATTGTGCTGGCAGACGCGAATCTCGAAGCCTCGGCAGCGCAGATTGTGAGTGCAGCCTTCGGCTCTGCAGGCGAGCGCTGCATGGCCTGCTCGGTAGTTACGGTGCAGGAGGAAGCCGCAGATGAGCTGGTCTCGATCCTGCTGCGTGAATGCGACCGGATGAAGATCGGCAACGGCCTTGCGGAAGACACGTTCCTGGGACCGGTAATCCGTCAGGGCCACAAGGACAAAACCGTTGGATATATTGAGCAGGGTGTAGCCGAAGGGGCGAAGCTGCTCAGAGACGGCCGGGAGGATGCCGCGGTACGGGGAGAGGGTTATTTTATTGGACCGACGGTGTTTGACGGTGTTACGCAGGAAATGAAAATCTGGCAGGAGGAGATCTTTGCCCCCGTTTTGTCCGTGATCCGCGTTAAGGATGTGGAAGAGGCGGTGGAGATTGCCAATGCGTCACGGTTTGCTAACGGGGCCTGCATTTTTACAAATGACGGCGGCAAAGTGCGCTACTTCCGGGAGCATATCGAATCAGGCATGCTTGGCGTCAATGTCGGCGTACCTGCACCTATGGCCTTCTTCCCGTTCTCCGGCTGGAAGGATTCCTTCTATGGCGACCTTCACGCGAACGGCAGCGACGGTATCGAATTCTATACGCGCAAAAAAGTAGTCACTGCCCGCTGGCAGTAG
- the iolG gene encoding inositol 2-dehydrogenase codes for MVNPIVVGIIGAGRIGRLHADNLRLMPSFKLKSIAEAMVTEDLLAWAESRGLGSIFVDGEELLQDPEINAVFICTPTDSHAYWIERAARAKKHIFCEKPISLSSEQTSQALRVAEEEGVLLQVGFNRRMDPSFRRLKQLVEAGELGSPQVVKITSRDPQPPSEAYVLSSGGMFMDMTIHDFDMARYLMGEEVVEVYTRGANLVDPMFGRCGDVDTAVITLTFESGAICVIDNCRKAVYGYDQRVEVFGSLGSATADNCRATTVEVSTASSVTRDQPLHFFLERYNQAFTDEIAAFARSVSLNEPVICSGHDGQQAERLAEAARQSHLTGLPVKLSNAASGEVAAAQAL; via the coding sequence ATGGTAAATCCAATCGTAGTTGGCATTATCGGGGCTGGCCGGATCGGCCGCCTGCATGCGGATAATCTGCGTCTGATGCCGTCATTTAAGCTGAAATCTATTGCTGAGGCTATGGTCACTGAAGATTTGCTGGCCTGGGCAGAGAGCCGCGGCCTTGGTTCTATATTTGTAGACGGGGAAGAGCTGCTGCAGGACCCCGAGATTAACGCAGTGTTCATCTGCACGCCGACGGACTCGCATGCTTACTGGATTGAGCGGGCGGCCCGTGCGAAAAAGCATATTTTCTGCGAGAAGCCGATCAGCCTGTCTTCAGAGCAGACCAGCCAGGCGCTGCGTGTGGCAGAGGAGGAAGGCGTGCTGCTCCAGGTAGGCTTCAACCGCCGGATGGATCCGAGCTTCCGCAGGCTTAAGCAGCTGGTAGAAGCCGGAGAGCTGGGCAGTCCGCAGGTCGTAAAGATCACCTCCCGTGATCCTCAGCCGCCAAGTGAGGCATATGTGCTTTCTTCCGGGGGCATGTTCATGGATATGACGATTCATGATTTTGATATGGCCCGTTACCTGATGGGTGAAGAAGTGGTGGAGGTATATACCCGGGGTGCCAATCTGGTCGATCCGATGTTCGGCCGCTGCGGGGATGTGGATACAGCCGTTATTACGCTGACTTTTGAGAGCGGGGCTATCTGCGTCATTGATAACTGCCGGAAAGCTGTCTACGGCTATGACCAGCGTGTGGAGGTGTTCGGCTCCCTTGGTTCGGCCACCGCAGACAACTGCCGGGCGACCACAGTGGAGGTGTCCACCGCATCTTCGGTCACCCGCGATCAGCCGCTGCATTTCTTTCTGGAGCGGTACAACCAGGCCTTTACCGATGAGATTGCCGCTTTTGCCCGGTCGGTCAGTCTGAATGAGCCTGTGATCTGCAGCGGCCATGACGGGCAGCAGGCGGAGCGGCTTGCCGAAGCGGCCAGACAATCGCATCTGACCGGCCTTCCGGTCAAGCTGTCCAATGCTGCGAGCGGGGAAGTCGCAGCAGCACAAGCACTGTAA
- a CDS encoding alpha-mannosidase — protein MFWTEEKLVRRQAEIGKFRYRKVMEITELEFAEDEAGANGVYPREISFHDTIRLQERWAGRDLYIWLRAVVKLPPSQKGCKIAGIFDFGKSGSFNNSGFEALLFVNGEPYQGVDNNHREVIFSQELGGQTVELVFRLWSGLEGGGPPVIQEHKISEAMIGYLDEAIDDLFFMSQAALDTCRYLGSDQPEKQWLTKALNDAFREIDWSEPGSLEHRLSLYRAGDSLNRAVEAMPKTFDVTLTALGHTHIDVAWLWQLKHTREKIARSFSTALRLMEEYREYQFMQPQPQLYDYLKKDYPDLYTRISEKIKEGRWEAEGAMWLEADCNIPSGESLVRQILAGKRFFREEFGIESKYLWLPDVFGYSWALPQILRKSGIDTFMTTKISWNQFNRMPHDTFWWRGMDGSEILTHFITTSEKNGAPYTYNGRMTAGLLRGIWNSYQDKEVNDHLLFAYGWGDGGGGPTREMLELRRRFDKLPGMPAIKTGSAGEYFAGLQERIRNTDGYVHTWNGELYFEYHRGTYTSQARNKKYNRRLELLLRDAEWLHTLAGVRKGNLETAYPAEELRGIWEILLRNQFHDIIPGSSIKEVYEDSDREYAEGEERALVLIHGSGQAGDDHVSRKYLTLLNSSGWDRPRYVELPAEMAGGEAEIIRDADGMPLEQQRTADGGRLLYVTSVPALGTAVLQAQAEEQDNTGAEHGAMLADADGSSLKTPLIEVTWNEQGHFTSIRDRVNSRELLAPGQRGNVLQVFEDKPLDFEAWDIDLFYQEKMKEITQLDECALVENGPLRAVLRMTWSYHRTSVTQHIIFYRDTARIDFRTVMDWHGHNQLLKVAFPVDIHALEATYDIQFGNVKRPTHWNTSWDYARFETVGHQWADVSETGYGVALLNDCKYGYDIKDSVLRLTLLKSAVHPDPEQDQGLHSFTYALYPHTGGFVEGRVVQEAWELNNPLRTVAGNLGGAPLFSIKGSNVLIDAVKRSEDGSHVVLRLHEYAGSRTQVRVESAYPLTAWQECNLMEEPQGEWREDDFEFPIKPYEIRTFRIQMGKA, from the coding sequence ATGTTTTGGACAGAGGAAAAGCTGGTGCGGCGTCAGGCTGAAATCGGAAAGTTCAGATACCGCAAGGTAATGGAGATTACAGAGCTGGAGTTTGCCGAGGATGAGGCTGGAGCGAATGGTGTATATCCCCGGGAGATTTCTTTCCATGATACCATCAGGCTGCAGGAGCGCTGGGCCGGACGGGATCTGTATATCTGGCTGCGGGCGGTGGTGAAGCTGCCTCCAAGCCAGAAGGGCTGCAAAATCGCCGGAATCTTTGACTTCGGCAAATCCGGAAGCTTCAATAATTCCGGGTTTGAAGCGCTGCTGTTTGTGAACGGAGAGCCCTACCAGGGCGTGGATAATAATCATAGAGAGGTTATTTTTAGCCAGGAATTAGGCGGGCAGACGGTGGAGCTGGTCTTTCGGCTGTGGTCGGGTCTGGAGGGCGGCGGGCCACCCGTTATCCAGGAGCATAAAATCAGCGAAGCCATGATCGGCTATCTGGACGAAGCCATTGATGATCTGTTCTTTATGTCCCAGGCGGCGCTTGACACCTGCCGGTATCTGGGCAGCGACCAGCCGGAGAAGCAGTGGCTCACAAAAGCGCTGAACGACGCCTTCCGCGAAATTGACTGGTCAGAGCCGGGATCGCTAGAACATAGACTCTCGCTGTACCGCGCGGGTGACAGCCTTAACCGGGCGGTTGAAGCCATGCCCAAAACCTTTGATGTTACGCTCACGGCACTCGGCCATACACATATTGATGTAGCCTGGCTGTGGCAGCTGAAGCATACACGGGAAAAGATTGCCCGTTCCTTCTCCACCGCGCTGCGGCTGATGGAAGAGTATCGGGAGTATCAGTTCATGCAGCCCCAGCCCCAGCTGTACGACTATCTGAAGAAGGACTATCCTGACCTGTACACACGGATCTCGGAGAAGATCAAGGAAGGCCGCTGGGAGGCGGAAGGCGCGATGTGGCTGGAAGCGGACTGCAATATTCCGTCAGGCGAGTCGCTGGTGCGCCAGATTCTGGCGGGCAAACGCTTTTTCCGGGAAGAGTTCGGTATCGAGAGCAAATATTTATGGCTGCCGGATGTGTTCGGGTACAGCTGGGCTTTGCCGCAGATTTTGCGCAAGTCAGGCATCGACACCTTCATGACGACCAAAATCAGCTGGAACCAGTTCAACCGGATGCCGCATGACACCTTCTGGTGGCGGGGAATGGACGGATCGGAGATCCTGACCCATTTTATTACAACCTCGGAGAAGAACGGGGCTCCTTATACGTATAACGGACGGATGACTGCAGGCCTGCTGCGGGGAATCTGGAACTCGTACCAGGACAAGGAGGTCAATGATCACCTGCTGTTTGCTTACGGCTGGGGTGACGGCGGCGGCGGACCTACACGGGAAATGCTGGAGCTGAGAAGGCGGTTTGATAAGCTTCCGGGAATGCCTGCAATCAAGACGGGCAGCGCCGGCGAGTATTTTGCGGGGCTTCAGGAGCGAATCCGGAATACAGACGGCTATGTGCATACATGGAACGGCGAGCTGTACTTTGAATACCACCGGGGCACCTATACCTCCCAAGCCCGCAATAAAAAATATAACCGGCGCCTTGAGCTCCTGCTGCGGGATGCCGAGTGGCTGCATACGCTGGCCGGTGTAAGAAAGGGAAATCTGGAAACTGCCTATCCGGCGGAGGAGCTGCGGGGCATCTGGGAGATCCTGCTGCGCAACCAGTTCCATGACATTATTCCGGGATCCTCGATCAAAGAGGTCTATGAGGACAGTGACCGGGAATACGCGGAAGGAGAAGAGCGGGCGCTGGTGCTGATTCACGGCAGCGGTCAAGCCGGGGATGATCATGTCAGCCGGAAGTATCTCACGCTGCTGAACAGCTCAGGCTGGGACCGTCCGCGTTATGTGGAGCTGCCGGCAGAAATGGCGGGCGGGGAGGCAGAGATCATCCGCGATGCAGATGGAATGCCTCTGGAGCAGCAGCGGACGGCGGACGGCGGCAGGCTGCTGTATGTCACCTCGGTGCCAGCACTTGGTACGGCGGTGCTGCAGGCCCAGGCGGAGGAGCAGGACAACACCGGAGCGGAGCACGGGGCAATGCTGGCAGATGCCGATGGCAGCAGCCTGAAGACACCTTTAATTGAGGTGACCTGGAACGAACAGGGGCATTTCACGTCCATACGCGACCGCGTTAACAGCCGCGAGCTTTTGGCGCCCGGGCAGCGCGGCAATGTGCTTCAGGTGTTTGAAGACAAGCCGCTGGACTTTGAGGCCTGGGATATAGATCTCTTTTACCAGGAGAAAATGAAGGAAATTACGCAGCTCGATGAATGCGCCCTGGTTGAAAACGGCCCGCTGCGCGCTGTTCTGCGCATGACCTGGAGCTACCACCGCACGTCGGTTACCCAGCACATCATATTTTACCGGGATACGGCCCGGATTGATTTCCGCACGGTCATGGACTGGCACGGGCATAACCAGCTGCTGAAGGTAGCCTTCCCGGTAGATATTCATGCGCTGGAAGCGACCTATGATATCCAGTTCGGCAACGTGAAGCGTCCGACGCACTGGAATACAAGCTGGGACTATGCCAGGTTTGAGACGGTGGGGCACCAGTGGGCGGATGTCAGTGAAACCGGGTATGGTGTAGCGCTGCTCAATGACTGCAAATATGGCTATGACATTAAGGACAGTGTGCTGCGGCTGACGCTGCTGAAATCGGCTGTCCATCCGGATCCGGAGCAGGATCAGGGTCTGCACAGCTTCACTTATGCGCTTTATCCGCACACCGGCGGTTTTGTCGAGGGCAGGGTGGTCCAGGAGGCCTGGGAGCTTAACAATCCGCTGCGTACGGTGGCCGGGAATCTGGGCGGAGCGCCGCTGTTCTCCATCAAGGGCAGCAATGTGCTGATCGATGCCGTAAAACGCTCGGAGGACGGCAGCCATGTCGTACTGCGCCTGCACGAATATGCCGGATCGCGTACACAAGTGCGGGTGGAGAGCGCCTATCCGCTCACAGCCTGGCAGGAATGCAATCTGATGGAAGAGCCGCAGGGAGAGTGGCGGGAGGATGACTTTGAGTTTCCGATCAAGCCTTATGAGATCAGGACATTCAGAATACAGATGGGGAAAGCATAG